A genomic stretch from Mastacembelus armatus chromosome 7, fMasArm1.2, whole genome shotgun sequence includes:
- the idh3g gene encoding isocitrate dehydrogenase [NAD] subunit gamma, mitochondrial isoform X2 produces MAAHNAARSVSRIMSPFWRLGTTTKVFGTTIASRRNKNLRAPPPAKYGGRHTVTLIPGDGIGPELLSHVREVFRFSCVPVDFEVVHVNSGLESEDDINNAITAIRRNGVALKGNIETKHIMPPSVKSRNNLLRTSLDLYANVMHCQSLPGVQTRHKNIDIIIIRENTEGEYSNLEHESVSGVVESLKIITRNNSLRIADYAFRLAREKGRRRVTAVHKANIMKLGDGLFLQCCREVASGYPDITFDSMIVDNTTMQLVSKPQQFDVMVMPNLYGNVVSNVCAGLVGGPGLVPGANYGRDYAVFETATRNTGKSIADRNIANPTAMLLASCMMLDHLKLYDYASSIRNAVLTTMNETRLHTADIGGQGTTSEVVQSIMRIIQSKGQLTTDL; encoded by the exons ATGGCGGCCCATAACGCAGCGCGGTCCGTGTCCAGGATCATGAGCCCGTTCTGGCGCCTCGGAACCACGACTAAA gTGTTCGGAACAACCATAGCGAGTCGCAGGAATAAAAACCTACGTGCT CCCCCTCCTGCAAAGTATggaggcagacacactgtgACCCTCATACCTGGAGATGGAATTGGTCCTGAGCTGCTCAGTCACGTCAGAGAGGTTTTCAG GTTCAGCTGCGTGCCAGTGGACTTTGAGGTGGTGCACGTCAACTCTGGGCTGGAGAGTGAGGATGATATCAATAACGCCATCACTGCCATCCGCCGTAATGGAGTTGCCCTCAAAG GTAACATTGAAACCAAGCATATCATGCCGCCGTCTGTCAAATCCAGAAATAATCTCCTTCG CACAAGCTTAGACCTGTATGCCAACGTGATGCACTGCCAGTCCCTCCCTGGAGTTCAGACTCGCCACAAGAACATTGATATCATAATCATCAGGGAGAACACAGAGGGAGAGTACAGCAATCTGGAGCATGAG AGTGTATCAGGGGTAGTGGAGAGTCTCAAGATCATCACCAGGAACAATTCCCTCAGGATTGCCGACTATGCCTTCCGTCTGGCCAGGGAGAAAGGTCGACGCAGGGTCACTGCCGTGCACAAGGCCAACATCAT GAAACTGGGTGATGGCTTGTTCCTGCAGTGTTGCAGGGAAGTGGCCTCTGGTTACCCAGACATCACATTTGACAGCATGATTGTGGACAACACCACCATGCAG ttggTGTCCAAGCCGCAGCAGTTTGATGTGATGGTGATGCCCAACCTGTATGGAAACGTGGTGAGCAATGTGTGTGCAGGCCTGGTGGGAGGGCCTGGTCTGGTGCCCGGGGCCAATTATGGTCGTGACTACGCTGTCTTTGAAACG GCCACAAGGAACACAGGAAAAAGTATTGCAGACAGGAACATTGCTAATCCCACTGCCATGCTGCTAGCTAGCTGCATGATGCTGGACCACCTTAA ACTTTATGACTATGCAAGTTCGATCAGGAATGCAGTCCTCACCACCATGAATGAAACCAGG ttaCACACGGCGGATATTGGGGGTCAGGGCACCACATCAGAGGTGGTCCAGTCCATCATGAGGATCATCCAGAGTAAAGGCCAGCTCACGACAGATCTCTAA
- the idh3g gene encoding isocitrate dehydrogenase [NAD] subunit gamma, mitochondrial isoform X1 — translation MAAHNAARSVSRIMSPFWRLGTTTKVFGTTIASRRNKNLRAGENIPPPAKYGGRHTVTLIPGDGIGPELLSHVREVFRFSCVPVDFEVVHVNSGLESEDDINNAITAIRRNGVALKGNIETKHIMPPSVKSRNNLLRTSLDLYANVMHCQSLPGVQTRHKNIDIIIIRENTEGEYSNLEHESVSGVVESLKIITRNNSLRIADYAFRLAREKGRRRVTAVHKANIMKLGDGLFLQCCREVASGYPDITFDSMIVDNTTMQLVSKPQQFDVMVMPNLYGNVVSNVCAGLVGGPGLVPGANYGRDYAVFETATRNTGKSIADRNIANPTAMLLASCMMLDHLKLYDYASSIRNAVLTTMNETRLHTADIGGQGTTSEVVQSIMRIIQSKGQLTTDL, via the exons ATGGCGGCCCATAACGCAGCGCGGTCCGTGTCCAGGATCATGAGCCCGTTCTGGCGCCTCGGAACCACGACTAAA gTGTTCGGAACAACCATAGCGAGTCGCAGGAATAAAAACCTACGTGCT GGAGAAAACATT CCCCCTCCTGCAAAGTATggaggcagacacactgtgACCCTCATACCTGGAGATGGAATTGGTCCTGAGCTGCTCAGTCACGTCAGAGAGGTTTTCAG GTTCAGCTGCGTGCCAGTGGACTTTGAGGTGGTGCACGTCAACTCTGGGCTGGAGAGTGAGGATGATATCAATAACGCCATCACTGCCATCCGCCGTAATGGAGTTGCCCTCAAAG GTAACATTGAAACCAAGCATATCATGCCGCCGTCTGTCAAATCCAGAAATAATCTCCTTCG CACAAGCTTAGACCTGTATGCCAACGTGATGCACTGCCAGTCCCTCCCTGGAGTTCAGACTCGCCACAAGAACATTGATATCATAATCATCAGGGAGAACACAGAGGGAGAGTACAGCAATCTGGAGCATGAG AGTGTATCAGGGGTAGTGGAGAGTCTCAAGATCATCACCAGGAACAATTCCCTCAGGATTGCCGACTATGCCTTCCGTCTGGCCAGGGAGAAAGGTCGACGCAGGGTCACTGCCGTGCACAAGGCCAACATCAT GAAACTGGGTGATGGCTTGTTCCTGCAGTGTTGCAGGGAAGTGGCCTCTGGTTACCCAGACATCACATTTGACAGCATGATTGTGGACAACACCACCATGCAG ttggTGTCCAAGCCGCAGCAGTTTGATGTGATGGTGATGCCCAACCTGTATGGAAACGTGGTGAGCAATGTGTGTGCAGGCCTGGTGGGAGGGCCTGGTCTGGTGCCCGGGGCCAATTATGGTCGTGACTACGCTGTCTTTGAAACG GCCACAAGGAACACAGGAAAAAGTATTGCAGACAGGAACATTGCTAATCCCACTGCCATGCTGCTAGCTAGCTGCATGATGCTGGACCACCTTAA ACTTTATGACTATGCAAGTTCGATCAGGAATGCAGTCCTCACCACCATGAATGAAACCAGG ttaCACACGGCGGATATTGGGGGTCAGGGCACCACATCAGAGGTGGTCCAGTCCATCATGAGGATCATCCAGAGTAAAGGCCAGCTCACGACAGATCTCTAA
- the fam3a gene encoding protein FAM3A: MRLTGPLRIVAVLLLVGLTWLLANTLFGGDSGSSMLHLFSGANEEPTPEPHPRKYKCGLSAPCPPKHLAFRLVSGAANVIGPKICLEDKMLVSSVKNNVGRGLNIALVNGVTGELLETKTFDMWAGDVSDLLKFLRPLHEGTLVFVASFDDPATKLNDESRRLFEELGSTAVKELAFRDSWVFVGAKGIENKSPFEQRMKNSKSSNKYEGWPESLEMDGCIPLRPPLE, encoded by the exons ATGAGGTTGACAG gTCCACTAAGAATTgtggctgtgctgctgttggtggGGCTCACCTGGCTGCTGGCAAACACTTTATTTGGAGGAGACAGTGGTTCCTCTATGTTGCATTTATTCAGTG GTGCAAATGAAGAACCTACTCCTG AACCCCACCCTCGAAAGTATAAATGTGGCCTTTCAGCCCCCTGTCCCCCAAAACATTTGGCTTTCCGCCTGGTGTCTGGTGCTGCCAACGTGATTGGCCCCAAAATCTGCCTGGAGGACAAGAT GTTGGTGAGTAGTGTGAAGAACAACGTTGGCAGAGGATTAAACATAGCTCTGGTGAATG gGGTGACAGGAGAGCTGCTGGAGACAAAGACCTTTGATATGTGGGCAGGAG atgtttctgacctgttgaagtTTCTCCGGCCACTGCATGAAGGAACACTTGTGTTTGTGGCTTCCTTTGATGATCCAGCTACGAA GCTCAACGACGAGTCCCGGCGACTGTTTGAGGAGCTTGGGAGCACAGCAGTGAAGGAGCTGGCCTTTAGAGACAGCTGGGTGTTTGTTGGAGCCAAGGGCATTGAGAACAAAAGTCCCTTTGAGCAG CGTATGAAGAACAGTAAGAGCAGCAACAAGTATGAAGGTTGGCCTGAGTCTctagagatggatggatgtatccCCCTGCGGCCGCCGCTGGAATGA